Proteins encoded together in one Thermoanaerobaculia bacterium window:
- the rny gene encoding ribonuclease Y → MDGTLVIALVAGIAAAIVATVIFSLLVNRRTSGIRNAARREAERLLEDAKRQADSKRREADIEAKEKILAARAEFDKQANARRQEIAALEKRIAQKEENLDRKLAQIEQRGTEFDKREKDLASRQGEIDRLEEEFQGLIDEQRRKLESISGLTAEQAKQNLVRSIENDARLEAAHLIRRIEEEASENATQKARRIIGMAIQRMASDTVVEATVSVVDLPSDDLKGRIIGREGRNIRALEAATGVDLIIDDTPEAIILSAFEPVRREIARMAIQRLIVDGRIHPARIEEIVEKVRAELWEKIRQEGESVALEFGIPDLHPEIVKLLGRLKYRTSYGQNVLQHSREVGWLAGNMAAELGVSVDVAKRAGLLHDIGKAIDREMEGTHLELGREVLKKFGESEAVIHAMECHHGDYEPRSIEAVLVNGADALSAARPGARREILETYVKRLEKLEHIADGFKGVQKAFAVQAGRELRIVVEATKITDDEALWLSKDVAKKIETELQYPGQIKVTVIRETRAVEYAR, encoded by the coding sequence ATGGATGGAACACTGGTGATCGCTCTCGTGGCGGGGATCGCGGCCGCGATCGTTGCCACCGTGATCTTTTCCCTCCTGGTGAACCGCCGGACGTCGGGAATCCGGAACGCCGCCCGCCGCGAGGCCGAGCGCCTGCTCGAGGACGCGAAGCGCCAGGCGGATTCGAAGCGCCGGGAGGCGGACATCGAGGCGAAGGAGAAGATCCTCGCCGCGCGGGCCGAATTCGACAAGCAGGCCAACGCCCGGCGCCAGGAGATCGCCGCCCTCGAGAAGCGGATCGCCCAGAAAGAGGAGAACCTCGACCGGAAGCTCGCCCAGATCGAGCAGCGCGGCACCGAGTTCGACAAGCGCGAGAAGGATCTCGCGAGCCGCCAGGGGGAGATCGACCGCCTCGAGGAGGAGTTCCAGGGGCTGATCGACGAGCAGCGCCGGAAGCTCGAGTCGATCTCCGGATTGACGGCGGAACAGGCGAAGCAGAACCTCGTCCGCTCGATCGAGAACGACGCGCGGCTCGAAGCCGCCCACCTCATCCGGCGGATCGAGGAAGAGGCGTCGGAGAACGCCACCCAGAAGGCCCGGCGGATCATCGGGATGGCGATCCAGCGGATGGCCTCCGACACCGTCGTGGAGGCGACCGTCTCGGTGGTCGACCTCCCGTCGGACGACCTCAAGGGGCGGATCATCGGGCGCGAAGGGCGCAACATCCGCGCGCTCGAAGCCGCGACCGGCGTCGATCTCATCATCGACGACACCCCCGAGGCGATCATTCTCTCCGCCTTCGAGCCGGTCCGCCGCGAGATCGCCCGGATGGCGATCCAGCGGCTGATCGTGGACGGCCGCATCCACCCGGCGCGCATCGAGGAGATCGTCGAGAAGGTCCGCGCCGAGCTCTGGGAGAAGATCCGGCAGGAGGGGGAGTCCGTCGCCCTGGAGTTCGGGATCCCCGACCTCCACCCGGAGATCGTCAAGCTCCTCGGCCGCCTCAAGTACCGAACGTCCTACGGGCAGAACGTGCTCCAGCATTCGCGCGAGGTCGGATGGCTCGCCGGGAACATGGCGGCGGAGCTCGGGGTCTCGGTGGACGTCGCCAAGCGCGCGGGGCTGCTCCACGACATCGGGAAGGCGATCGACCGCGAGATGGAAGGGACCCACCTGGAGCTCGGGCGCGAGGTGCTGAAGAAGTTCGGCGAATCGGAGGCCGTGATCCACGCGATGGAGTGCCACCACGGCGACTACGAGCCCCGGTCGATCGAGGCGGTCCTCGTCAACGGGGCGGACGCGCTGTCCGCCGCGCGGCCGGGGGCGCGCCGCGAGATCCTCGAGACCTACGTCAAGCGCCTGGAGAAGCTCGAGCACATCGCGGATGGCTTCAAGGGCGTGCAGAAGGCCTTCGCGGTCCAGGCGGGGCGCGAGCTGCGGATCGTCGTCGAGGCCACGAAGATCACCGACGACGAAGCGCTGTGGCTGTCGAAGGACGTCGCGAAGAAGATCGAGACCGAGCTCCAGTACCCGGGCCAGATCAAGGTGACGGTCATCCGCGAGACCCGCGCCGTGGAATACGCGCGATGA
- a CDS encoding TIGR00282 family metallophosphoesterase, whose product MRILFVGDVVGNPGRRAVSETLEKTIDRRKIDFTIVNIENAAGGFGITREIYDEMKKLPIDVFSSGNHIWDRKDFLPSLDELEDVLRPANYPKGNPGHGSIVKKTASGVPVAVLNLQGQVFMTNIDSPFRVADEMLPALKKEAPVVFVDFHAEATSEKNALGWYLDGRVSAVVGTHTHVPTADETIRPGGTAYLTDVGMTGAYEGVIGFNKDRVVEKFLAQTPRSFETAKRDVRLSSVVVEIDERSGRAESIERWQVRID is encoded by the coding sequence ATCCGGATCCTCTTCGTCGGGGACGTCGTCGGCAACCCCGGGCGCCGCGCCGTCTCGGAGACTCTCGAGAAGACGATCGATCGCCGGAAGATCGATTTCACGATCGTCAACATCGAGAACGCCGCCGGAGGATTCGGCATCACCCGCGAGATCTACGACGAGATGAAGAAGCTCCCGATCGACGTCTTTTCGTCCGGCAACCACATCTGGGATCGCAAGGACTTTCTGCCGAGCCTCGACGAACTCGAGGACGTGCTCCGTCCCGCGAATTACCCGAAGGGAAATCCCGGCCACGGGAGCATCGTCAAGAAGACCGCTTCGGGCGTCCCGGTGGCCGTCCTGAATCTCCAGGGACAGGTGTTCATGACGAACATCGACTCCCCGTTCCGGGTCGCGGACGAAATGCTCCCGGCGTTGAAGAAGGAGGCGCCGGTCGTGTTCGTGGACTTCCACGCCGAGGCGACGTCCGAGAAGAACGCGCTCGGCTGGTATCTCGACGGACGCGTCTCCGCGGTCGTCGGGACCCACACGCACGTGCCCACGGCGGACGAGACGATCCGTCCGGGCGGCACGGCGTACCTGACCGACGTCGGAATGACCGGCGCCTACGAAGGGGTCATCGGGTTCAACAAGGACCGTGTCGTCGAGAAGTTCCTCGCCCAGACGCCGCGGTCGTTCGAGACCGCCAAGCGTGACGTGCGTCTTTCGTCGGTCGTCGTCGAGATCGATGAAAGGAGCGGTCGCGCGGAATCGATCGAACGCTGGCAGGTCCGGATTGACTGA
- a CDS encoding glycosyltransferase family 2 protein — translation MTEREKLTAIVTSYNEEINIKECLESVLWADEILLVDSFSRDRTVEIARSLPGVRILQHEYFGSAAQKNWAMDRAEHPWVLIVDADERVTAELAREITELLTRGPSSNHYSIRRQNIFVDRIIRHSGWSTDKVVRLIRNGTARYPNRRVHADMRPEGPTPTMDAPLLHYTFRSFSQYLEKFHRYAEWGAAEAFKRGKNPGVAELFFRPAWRFFRMYVLQAGFLDGRHGFVLCALQAYGVFLKWAKVWEWQRYRANGWSFELPAYDESAETWGGADTGEDAASNP, via the coding sequence TTGACTGAGCGGGAGAAGCTGACGGCGATCGTCACCTCCTACAACGAGGAGATCAACATCAAGGAGTGCCTCGAGAGCGTCCTCTGGGCGGACGAGATCCTCCTCGTCGACTCGTTCTCGCGCGACCGCACCGTCGAGATCGCGCGCTCCCTCCCCGGCGTCCGGATCCTCCAGCACGAATACTTCGGTTCGGCGGCCCAGAAGAACTGGGCGATGGACCGCGCGGAGCACCCGTGGGTTCTCATCGTCGATGCCGACGAGCGCGTCACCGCGGAGCTCGCCCGGGAGATCACCGAGCTCCTGACGCGCGGCCCCTCGTCGAACCACTACTCGATCCGCCGCCAAAACATCTTCGTCGACCGGATCATCCGCCACTCGGGATGGTCGACGGACAAGGTCGTCCGGCTGATCCGGAACGGCACCGCGCGCTATCCGAACCGGCGCGTGCACGCCGACATGCGGCCCGAGGGGCCCACGCCGACGATGGACGCGCCGCTTCTCCACTACACGTTCCGCTCCTTTTCCCAGTATCTCGAGAAATTCCACCGCTATGCCGAGTGGGGCGCCGCCGAGGCGTTCAAGCGGGGAAAGAACCCGGGCGTCGCGGAGCTCTTCTTCCGCCCCGCGTGGCGGTTCTTCCGAATGTACGTGCTCCAGGCGGGGTTTCTCGACGGACGACACGGCTTCGTGCTCTGCGCCCTCCAGGCCTACGGCGTCTTCCTCAAGTGGGCGAAGGTCTGGGAGTGGCAGCGATACCGCGCCAACGGCTGGTCGTTCGAGCTCCCCGCCTACGACGAAAGCGCGGAGACCTGGGGCGGGGCCGACACCGGGGAAGACGCGGCGTCGAATCCCTGA
- the rpsT gene encoding 30S ribosomal protein S20: protein MANIKSAEKRIRTSAKKTARNRRVKTKLRNVIKKHRSSASAETLPRTASEIDRAAAKGVIHKNTAARYKSRLAKGSKTSGS, encoded by the coding sequence ATGGCCAACATCAAATCCGCCGAAAAACGGATCCGCACCTCCGCGAAGAAGACCGCGAGGAATCGCCGCGTCAAGACGAAGCTGCGCAACGTGATCAAGAAGCACCGCTCCTCGGCGTCCGCGGAGACGCTGCCGCGGACGGCCTCCGAGATCGATCGCGCCGCCGCGAAGGGAGTCATCCACAAGAACACGGCCGCGCGCTACAAGTCGCGGCTCGCGAAGGGGTCGAAAACCTCCGGCTCGTAG